ATCGTCTCTTCGAGTTGGGCATCCCGGTGCTGGGCATCTGCTACGGCATGCAACTCGCGTGCAGGCTGCTCGGCAGTCGCGTCGAGCCCGCCGCAGCGCGCGAGTATGGCCGTGCCAAACTCGACATTCTCGACAGCACGGGGCTCTTCAAGGGCATTCCGTCACAGACGATCGTCTGGGCGAGCCATGGCGATCAGGTGAGTGACCTGGCGACCGAGTTCCGCGTGCTCGCGTCAACGCCGACTTGCCCGCATGCCGCGGTCGCCCATCTCTCGAAGCCCTTCATCGGAGTGCAGTTTCATCCGGAGGTGACGCACACGCCTCATGGTGTCGACATCCTGCGAAACTTCCTCTATGAGATCTGCGGTTGCCGTGGCACCTGGGCAATGCGCGACTTCATGGAGGCGGAGTGCGAGCGTGTGCAGGCGCAAGTGGGCAAGGAGCGCGTCATCTGCGGCCTCTCAGGAGGCGTCGATTCAAGCGTGGTGGCGGCGCTCCTCTCTCGCGCCATCGGTCGGCAACTCACCTGCATCTTCGTCGACAACGGTCTGCTTCGGAAGAACGAACGGGCGCTGGTGGAGACGACCTTTCGCGATCACTTCGACATCGATCTGCGCGTGATCGACGCGTCGCGCGACTTCCTCGCCGATCTCGAAGGCGTTGTTGATCCGCAGGAGAAGCGCCGGCGCATCGGCCATCGCTTCATCGAGGTCTTCCGCGCGGCGGCGCGGGAGGTGGGTGGCTCCCCGCGATTCCTCGCGCAGGGCACGCTCTATCCCGACCGCATCGAGAGCGGCCAGAGTCACGCGGGCACGGCCGCGAACATCAAGCTGCACCACAATGTCGGAGGTCTCCCGAAGGATCTCGGCTTCGAGCTGGTGGAGCCGCTTCGCGATCTCTTCAAGGACGAGGTCCGTGCGCTGGGTGAAGTCCTCGGCCTT
This region of Phycisphaeraceae bacterium genomic DNA includes:
- the guaA gene encoding glutamine-hydrolyzing GMP synthase; translated protein: MVETKTSAAPARSSKPETVLVLDFGSQYSQLICRRVREAGAFSLLLAPDTPIERLREHEPCGIILSGGPASVFEKGAPKCDDRLFELGIPVLGICYGMQLACRLLGSRVEPAAAREYGRAKLDILDSTGLFKGIPSQTIVWASHGDQVSDLATEFRVLASTPTCPHAAVAHLSKPFIGVQFHPEVTHTPHGVDILRNFLYEICGCRGTWAMRDFMEAECERVQAQVGKERVICGLSGGVDSSVVAALLSRAIGRQLTCIFVDNGLLRKNERALVETTFRDHFDIDLRVIDASRDFLADLEGVVDPQEKRRRIGHRFIEVFRAAAREVGGSPRFLAQGTLYPDRIESGQSHAGTAANIKLHHNVGGLPKDLGFELVEPLRDLFKDEVRALGEVLGLPSQLVWRHPFPGPGLAVRIIGAVTREGLDLLRDCDQILLDEIHAANLYRVTSQVFAVLLPVRTVGVMGDGRTYDSVIALRAVESQDFMTADWCRLPHEVLATISSRIINEVKGVNRVVYDISSKPPATIEWE